In Pseudomonas putida, a genomic segment contains:
- a CDS encoding acyl-CoA dehydrogenase family protein: MSTLSAVAQPAVITVEELNARADRLLPQIAAGAAQRERERQLPFEAVAQIAAAGLFTTRIPTRYGGAGGSVKDVIALLIRIASADSNVAQALRPGFGFVEGLLASRAEDAEAERERWFARYLDGAVVGNAGWEVGGANGSISARIVRDGDNYRASGSKYYSTGSLYADWVSAVALDENEQPVSFILPRDRQGLELLDDFDAMGQRLTASGTTHLRDVLVRPEEIRTRTVEEGKRTIVTPFLQLFLASVEAGIARNALNDAVAFANQHARPIKHSSASRSVDDPYVELSVGDVSARAFTAEAVVLRAAESIDRAWASDLDPQAVDQAAVDVAQAQYIAAESALKAAELVFDVGGASTTGRSHNLDRHWRNARTVANHNPRQWKAAAVGAWQLKGTPPPTSGLF; this comes from the coding sequence ATGAGTACGTTGTCTGCTGTAGCCCAACCCGCCGTCATCACCGTCGAAGAACTCAACGCCCGTGCCGATCGACTGTTGCCGCAGATTGCCGCTGGCGCCGCGCAACGGGAGCGCGAGCGGCAATTGCCGTTCGAGGCGGTGGCGCAGATCGCCGCCGCTGGGTTGTTCACCACGCGTATCCCTACGCGCTACGGTGGTGCAGGTGGTTCGGTCAAGGATGTGATCGCGCTGCTGATCCGCATCGCTTCGGCCGACTCCAACGTCGCCCAGGCGCTGCGCCCCGGTTTCGGTTTCGTCGAAGGCTTGCTGGCGTCCCGTGCCGAAGACGCCGAGGCCGAGCGTGAGCGTTGGTTCGCCCGTTATCTGGACGGCGCGGTGGTCGGCAATGCCGGCTGGGAAGTCGGCGGTGCGAACGGTTCGATCAGTGCCCGGATCGTGCGTGATGGCGACAACTATCGCGCCAGCGGCAGCAAGTACTACAGCACGGGCTCGCTGTATGCCGACTGGGTCAGCGCGGTGGCGTTGGACGAGAACGAGCAGCCGGTGTCGTTCATCTTGCCGCGTGACCGGCAAGGCCTGGAGCTGCTGGACGATTTCGATGCCATGGGCCAGCGCCTGACGGCCAGCGGCACCACCCATTTGCGCGATGTGCTTGTAAGGCCCGAGGAGATCCGGACACGCACCGTCGAGGAAGGCAAACGGACCATCGTCACGCCGTTCCTGCAACTGTTCCTCGCCTCGGTCGAAGCCGGAATCGCCCGCAATGCACTGAATGATGCGGTCGCTTTCGCCAACCAGCATGCAAGGCCGATCAAGCACAGCAGCGCCAGCCGTTCGGTGGACGATCCGTATGTCGAACTGAGCGTGGGCGATGTCTCGGCCCGGGCGTTTACCGCCGAGGCGGTGGTGCTGCGTGCGGCAGAGTCCATCGATCGGGCGTGGGCGTCGGATCTGGACCCGCAGGCAGTCGACCAGGCTGCGGTGGATGTGGCCCAGGCCCAGTACATCGCTGCCGAGTCCGCGTTGAAGGCTGCCGAACTGGTGTTCGATGTTGGCGGCGCCTCCACCACCGGCCGCAGTCATAACCTCGATCGCCACTGGCGCAACGCCCGTACCGTGGCCAACCACAACCCGCGCCAATGGAAGGCGGCGGCTGTGGGGGCCTGGCAGCTCAAGGGCACGCCGCCACCGACATCGGGGTTGTTCTGA
- a CDS encoding MFS transporter → MIIGCALFMELIDATAVLTALPQMAEQFVEPSVRMNLVVSLYLLAAALFVPVSGWAADRFGPRRVFVAAIVLFTLASMACAGSSSLLQLSLARMVQGAAGAMMVPVGQVILLRWSAREHLLRAMSYLTIPALIGPVLGPPLGGLLVTLLSWQWIFLINLPIGVLGIWLVLRHIPDYPGVRNRPLDVPGLLLSAMGLAGVVFGCEAFGHGLLSRGWAVLVIGVGLLGALGYVWHARRTTHPLIDLRLLRIPTFGIAFWGGNLMRIGSAAQPFLLVLLFQLCFGLNPLQAGLLSFVGGAGAFVMKLLAVRIVSRFGFKRTLIANALLTGLSLAATGLFDLSTPYWVIVLVLFASGVIRSLQFSTLGALTYADVPPEQSSGASSLSAMSIQLTMSVSVGLAAAVLNLIMGWRGHASVTQGDVAWVMCLAGGLCMVSALVYRRLSKGAGSAVFAARGG, encoded by the coding sequence ATGATCATCGGTTGCGCCCTGTTCATGGAGTTGATCGACGCCACTGCGGTGCTCACCGCCTTGCCACAGATGGCCGAGCAGTTCGTCGAACCCAGCGTGCGCATGAACCTGGTGGTGTCGCTGTACCTGCTGGCAGCGGCGCTGTTCGTGCCGGTCAGCGGCTGGGCGGCCGATCGCTTCGGTCCGCGGCGGGTGTTCGTCGCGGCCATCGTGTTGTTCACGCTGGCCTCGATGGCCTGCGCCGGCTCCAGTTCGCTGTTGCAACTGTCGCTGGCGCGCATGGTCCAGGGCGCGGCCGGGGCGATGATGGTGCCGGTGGGGCAGGTGATTCTGCTGCGCTGGTCGGCGCGCGAGCATCTGCTGCGGGCCATGTCGTACCTGACCATTCCGGCCTTGATCGGCCCGGTGCTCGGCCCGCCGCTGGGCGGCTTGCTGGTGACCTTGCTGTCCTGGCAGTGGATCTTCCTGATCAACTTGCCGATCGGTGTGCTGGGCATTTGGCTGGTGCTGCGGCATATCCCCGATTACCCCGGCGTGCGTAACCGTCCGCTGGACGTGCCAGGGTTGTTGCTCAGCGCCATGGGGCTGGCCGGCGTGGTGTTCGGTTGTGAAGCCTTCGGCCACGGCCTGCTATCCCGAGGATGGGCCGTGCTTGTGATCGGGGTTGGGTTGCTCGGCGCACTGGGCTATGTCTGGCATGCGCGACGGACAACGCACCCGCTGATCGACCTGCGTCTATTGCGCATCCCGACCTTTGGTATCGCCTTCTGGGGTGGGAACCTGATGCGTATCGGCAGCGCTGCGCAGCCGTTTCTGTTGGTGCTGCTGTTCCAGCTGTGCTTTGGCCTGAATCCGCTGCAGGCCGGTCTGCTGAGTTTCGTCGGTGGCGCGGGTGCGTTCGTGATGAAGCTGCTGGCCGTTCGTATCGTCAGCCGTTTCGGCTTCAAGCGCACGTTGATCGCCAATGCCCTGTTGACCGGGCTTTCCCTGGCCGCCACCGGCCTGTTCGATCTGTCGACCCCTTACTGGGTGATCGTCCTGGTGCTGTTCGCAAGTGGCGTGATTCGTTCGCTGCAGTTCAGCACCTTGGGCGCACTGACCTACGCCGACGTACCACCCGAACAATCGAGCGGGGCCAGCAGCCTGTCGGCGATGAGCATTCAGTTGACCATGAGCGTCTCGGTGGGCCTGGCAGCGGCGGTGCTCAACCTGATCATGGGCTGGCGCGGGCATGCCAGCGTGACCCAGGGCGACGTGGCCTGGGTCATGTGCCTGGCGGGGGGGCTGTGCATGGTCTCGGCGCTGGTCTACCGCAGGTTGTCGAAGGGCGCAGGCAGCGCGGTGTTCGCTGCGCGCGGTGGCTGA
- a CDS encoding ABC transporter ATP-binding protein: MSSSFSSFAPRDRRLRSWNVQQLPATPGKFVRFFINNFKGWYLAILILQIAAVICAILVPYGLGVITRTVSNGLQAEQAFTVLKWPLTLFGLLLVCEVLFTRAAAGCHIHVLPLQRRTVTHVVYAYLQQHSHRFISNEFAGALAHRVSEVALGVNQTLSILLFDLIPLLVTLSLATVLLWTASPLMAAFMAGWSALFIAVCYLLARRSHPLAQQYSAARSTSSGKVVDAVSNLANIRLFARHAFEHSYLGSFLDKEVAAAYRSLGYMEKIRWFQTSCGVLLKLGLLLLALYLWRTQRIDIAGFVMSTSLSLLIISDVGNLSRRFLEFFEATGNIANGVRTLIRPHEVIDRPDAKALKVQHGAIEFRDVGFSYGGDKAIFQHLNIVIPAGQKVGLVGTSGSGKSTLLSLLLRLYDVQKGEVLIDGVDVRSVTQHSLHQQIGLIPQEPGLFHRSIRENIHYGRLDASMEEVAEAIHRAGAREFIESMEQGYESLVGERGVKLSGGQRQRIAIARVLLKNAPILVMDEATSSLDSITERYIQDKLDEIMEDKTVLVVAHRLSTVAHLDRILVFNKGRVVEDGSHAQLLSQGGYYARLWNQQFSDELGEAV, from the coding sequence ATGAGTTCGTCCTTTTCGTCCTTTGCACCGCGTGACCGGCGGCTACGTAGCTGGAACGTCCAGCAACTGCCGGCGACACCCGGCAAGTTCGTGCGTTTTTTCATCAATAACTTCAAGGGGTGGTACCTCGCGATCCTGATATTGCAGATCGCCGCCGTGATCTGCGCCATCCTCGTGCCCTATGGCCTGGGGGTTATCACCCGCACGGTCAGCAACGGCCTGCAGGCCGAGCAGGCCTTCACCGTGTTGAAGTGGCCCCTGACCCTGTTCGGCCTGTTGTTGGTTTGCGAGGTGCTGTTCACCCGCGCCGCAGCCGGTTGCCATATCCACGTGCTGCCGCTGCAGCGGCGCACGGTGACCCATGTGGTCTATGCCTACCTGCAGCAGCACTCCCATCGTTTCATCAGCAATGAGTTCGCCGGCGCGCTGGCTCATCGCGTGTCGGAAGTCGCGCTGGGGGTGAACCAGACCCTGAGCATCCTGCTGTTCGACCTGATCCCGCTGCTGGTTACCCTGAGTCTGGCCACCGTGCTGCTGTGGACCGCCTCACCGCTGATGGCTGCGTTCATGGCCGGCTGGTCGGCGCTGTTCATCGCCGTGTGCTACCTGCTGGCGCGTCGTAGTCACCCGCTGGCGCAGCAGTATTCGGCGGCGCGCAGCACCAGCTCCGGCAAGGTGGTGGATGCGGTGTCGAACCTCGCCAACATCCGCCTGTTTGCCCGGCATGCCTTCGAGCACAGCTATCTGGGCAGCTTTCTCGACAAGGAAGTGGCGGCGGCCTACCGCTCGCTGGGCTACATGGAGAAGATCCGCTGGTTCCAGACCAGTTGCGGTGTGCTGCTCAAACTCGGGCTGCTGTTGCTGGCGCTCTACCTGTGGCGCACCCAGCGCATCGATATCGCCGGTTTCGTGATGTCCACCAGCCTGTCGCTACTGATCATCAGCGACGTCGGCAACCTGTCGCGGCGGTTTCTGGAGTTCTTCGAGGCCACCGGTAACATCGCCAACGGCGTACGTACCCTGATCCGCCCGCACGAAGTGATCGATCGCCCGGACGCCAAGGCCCTGAAGGTCCAGCACGGTGCCATCGAGTTTCGCGATGTCGGCTTCAGCTACGGCGGCGACAAGGCGATCTTCCAGCATCTGAACATCGTCATTCCGGCCGGGCAGAAGGTTGGCCTGGTCGGTACCTCCGGCTCGGGCAAGTCGACCTTGTTGAGCCTGCTGCTGCGCCTGTACGACGTGCAGAAGGGCGAGGTGCTGATCGATGGTGTGGATGTGCGCAGCGTCACCCAGCACTCGCTGCATCAACAGATCGGCCTGATTCCCCAGGAGCCGGGGCTGTTCCATCGCAGCATCCGCGAAAACATCCACTATGGCCGCCTGGATGCCTCGATGGAGGAGGTGGCCGAAGCGATCCATCGCGCCGGCGCGCGCGAGTTCATCGAGAGCATGGAGCAGGGATACGAATCCCTGGTGGGCGAGCGCGGTGTGAAGCTGTCCGGTGGTCAGCGCCAACGCATCGCGATTGCCCGGGTGTTGCTGAAGAATGCGCCGATCCTGGTAATGGACGAGGCCACCTCCAGCCTGGATTCGATCACCGAGCGCTACATCCAGGACAAGCTGGACGAAATCATGGAGGACAAGACCGTGCTGGTGGTGGCGCATCGTCTGTCCACCGTGGCTCACCTTGACCGCATCCTGGTGTTCAACAAGGGCCGGGTGGTAGAGGATGGCAGCCACGCGCAGTTGCTCAGCCAGGGCGGCTACTATGCGCGGTTGTGGAATCAGCAGTTCAGCGATGAACTGGGCGAAGCGGTCTGA
- a CDS encoding sigma-54 interaction domain-containing protein: protein MQLLTLPPSPDLATSIRATAQVFEDPKSKALLKHVKQVAPSEASVLIIGETGTGKELVARHIHHLSARKHQPFVAVNCGAFSESLVEAELFGHEKGAFTGAFSAKAGWFEEANGGTLFLDEIGDLPMSIQVKLLRVLQEREVVRLGSRKSIPINVRLLAATNVQLEKAINAGHFREDLFYRLNVVNLNLSPLRERPGDIIPLVRHFMDSYSRRLNYGQISLSPEAERKLIQYGWPGNIRELENVIHHTLLICKDGVIHSDDLRMSNLRIERQDDPLPSDQSALDLLEHAIHRLFEEQVDNLHEQVERTLLGAAYRLCDYNQVHTAELLGLSRNVTRTLLINLGELKVNKRRPASPASDKRELQLSI from the coding sequence ATGCAGTTGCTGACGCTCCCCCCCTCACCGGACCTGGCCACCTCGATCCGCGCCACCGCACAAGTCTTCGAAGACCCCAAATCCAAGGCCTTGCTCAAGCATGTGAAGCAGGTCGCGCCCAGCGAGGCCAGTGTGCTGATCATTGGCGAAACCGGGACGGGCAAGGAGCTGGTTGCGCGCCACATTCATCATCTCAGCGCACGCAAGCACCAGCCCTTCGTGGCCGTCAATTGCGGCGCCTTTTCCGAATCGCTGGTGGAGGCCGAGCTGTTCGGCCACGAAAAAGGCGCGTTCACCGGCGCCTTCAGCGCCAAGGCCGGCTGGTTCGAGGAGGCCAACGGCGGCACGCTGTTCCTCGACGAAATCGGCGATCTGCCAATGTCGATCCAGGTGAAGTTGCTGCGCGTGCTGCAGGAGCGCGAGGTGGTCAGGCTGGGCTCGCGCAAGAGCATCCCGATCAACGTCCGGTTGCTGGCCGCCACCAACGTGCAGCTGGAGAAAGCCATCAATGCCGGGCACTTTCGCGAGGACCTGTTCTACCGGCTGAACGTGGTCAATCTGAACCTGAGCCCGCTGCGCGAGCGGCCCGGCGACATCATCCCGCTGGTGCGGCACTTCATGGACAGCTACAGCCGCCGCCTGAACTACGGCCAGATCTCACTCAGTCCGGAGGCTGAGCGCAAGCTGATTCAGTACGGGTGGCCGGGCAATATCCGCGAGCTGGAAAACGTCATCCACCACACCCTGCTGATCTGCAAGGACGGCGTGATTCACAGCGACGACCTGCGCATGTCCAATCTGCGCATCGAGCGCCAGGATGATCCGCTGCCCAGCGATCAGTCGGCACTGGATCTGCTGGAGCACGCCATACACCGGTTGTTCGAGGAACAGGTGGACAACCTGCATGAGCAAGTCGAGCGCACGCTGCTCGGCGCTGCCTACCGCCTTTGCGATTACAACCAGGTGCACACGGCCGAATTGCTCGGCCTGAGCCGCAACGTCACCCGCACCCTGCTGATCAACCTGGGCGAATTGAAGGTCAACAAGCGCCGCCCGGCCTCGCCTGCCTCCGACAAGCGCGAACTGCAGCTGTCGATATGA
- a CDS encoding TonB-dependent receptor family protein, whose amino-acid sequence MAVHGASFAAEDDTSQDPRLATVTVTGAQATEAQKAQKQLAKVPGKTAVIDNREVERGRASNAEDVLALQPGVFAQATSGSGANKISIRGSGLNSFYQGYVLGVKFLFDGLPLTGPGGTQEDMLDMAAVDHTEVLYGANAFNYAALSLGGAINFVSKTGRTDPGNYARFEGGSFGYRKQVLSTGGVSGNADYYVSVQHNERDGYQHNTPNEGQGIVANFGYVFSPKLETRFFLRYREETLTQGNTLTKYQLKHDPRSNNVPFGRKKDGSTLLGSKTTYTFDDNAKLEVGLGYNDYPLDNGWRYSATPQDWRSKDINLTLRYLRTGDTFLGLPSDSTVTFSTTRAYLADVKSHSRSTGLKQQETDYTGSRDTVFSLGNDLQLTDNLWLSSGLSFIEIKRKAEIQYTTGTNTTDFPSGVKYEEHDIAPRLGLRYKLTPEFELFGNVSRSIDPPVTWQLGSTGTPYIRDVRPQKANTVEFGIRGGHGIFDGSLTLYRSWVQKELLSVVVRQASATQDQLVATSNGSPTIHQGIEAGLNALLWENPNGDTVNLRQAYTYNDFHYRHDATFGDNELPSLPREVYQAELEYRQASGFYAQLNARAASSYYVDFANSWSAPSYTLWGLKVGYQAPSQKWEVFVDARNLTNERYATAANTAYDAKGQDSANFYPGDPFNVTTGVAFRF is encoded by the coding sequence ATGGCGGTACATGGCGCCTCTTTCGCTGCCGAAGACGACACCTCGCAGGACCCCAGATTGGCAACCGTCACCGTGACCGGTGCCCAGGCCACCGAAGCGCAGAAAGCCCAGAAGCAACTGGCCAAGGTCCCGGGCAAGACCGCAGTCATCGATAACCGTGAAGTGGAACGAGGCCGAGCATCCAACGCCGAAGACGTGTTGGCGCTGCAACCGGGCGTATTTGCCCAAGCCACCAGCGGCTCGGGTGCCAACAAGATTTCCATCCGCGGTTCGGGGCTCAACTCCTTCTATCAAGGCTACGTGCTGGGTGTGAAGTTTCTCTTCGACGGTCTTCCGCTGACCGGGCCCGGGGGGACCCAGGAGGACATGCTGGACATGGCGGCGGTGGATCACACCGAAGTGCTCTACGGGGCCAACGCCTTCAACTACGCAGCGCTGTCGTTGGGTGGGGCGATCAACTTCGTCAGCAAGACCGGGCGTACGGATCCGGGCAATTACGCTCGTTTCGAAGGTGGCAGCTTCGGCTATCGCAAGCAGGTGCTGAGCACCGGCGGGGTGTCGGGCAACGCCGACTATTACGTCAGCGTGCAGCATAACGAGCGCGACGGCTATCAGCACAACACGCCCAACGAAGGGCAGGGGATCGTCGCCAACTTCGGCTATGTGTTCAGCCCCAAGCTCGAGACCCGTTTCTTCCTGCGTTACCGCGAAGAGACCCTGACCCAGGGCAACACCCTGACCAAATACCAACTCAAGCATGACCCGCGAAGCAACAACGTACCGTTCGGTCGCAAGAAGGACGGCTCGACGCTGCTGGGCAGCAAGACCACCTACACCTTCGACGACAACGCCAAACTTGAGGTCGGACTGGGCTACAACGACTATCCGCTGGACAACGGTTGGCGTTACTCGGCAACCCCCCAGGACTGGCGCTCCAAGGACATCAACCTGACTTTGCGCTACCTGCGTACCGGCGATACCTTCCTTGGCCTGCCCAGCGACAGCACGGTGACTTTCAGCACCACCCGCGCCTACCTTGCCGATGTGAAGTCGCATTCGCGCAGCACCGGGCTCAAGCAGCAGGAGACCGACTACACCGGCTCGCGCGACACCGTGTTCTCCCTTGGCAACGATCTGCAACTGACCGACAACCTGTGGCTGTCCAGCGGCTTGTCGTTCATCGAAATCAAGCGCAAGGCCGAGATCCAGTACACCACCGGCACCAACACCACGGACTTCCCCAGCGGGGTGAAATACGAGGAACATGACATCGCACCGCGCCTGGGCCTGCGCTACAAGCTGACTCCAGAGTTCGAACTGTTCGGCAACGTCAGCCGGTCCATCGATCCGCCCGTTACCTGGCAGCTGGGCAGCACCGGGACCCCGTACATCCGTGATGTGCGCCCACAAAAAGCCAATACCGTCGAGTTCGGTATCCGCGGTGGGCACGGCATCTTCGATGGCAGCCTGACCCTGTACCGCTCCTGGGTGCAGAAAGAACTGTTGTCGGTGGTGGTGCGCCAGGCCTCGGCGACCCAGGATCAACTGGTCGCCACGTCCAACGGCAGCCCGACCATTCACCAGGGCATCGAGGCGGGTCTGAATGCATTGCTCTGGGAGAACCCCAACGGCGATACCGTGAACCTGCGTCAGGCATACACGTATAACGACTTCCACTACCGTCACGACGCGACCTTTGGCGACAACGAATTGCCAAGTCTGCCGCGTGAGGTGTATCAGGCCGAGCTGGAGTACCGGCAGGCCAGTGGCTTCTATGCGCAACTCAATGCCCGTGCGGCGTCGAGTTACTACGTTGACTTCGCCAACAGTTGGAGCGCGCCTTCCTATACGCTCTGGGGCCTGAAGGTCGGCTACCAGGCGCCGAGCCAGAAATGGGAAGTGTTCGTCGACGCGCGCAACCTGACCAACGAGCGCTACGCCACTGCAGCGAACACGGCGTATGACGCCAAGGGCCAGGACTCGGCCAACTTCTATCCTGGCGATCCGTTCAACGTCACCACGGGCGTGGCGTTCCGCTTCTGA
- a CDS encoding histidine phosphatase family protein — translation MRLYLVRHGQTLANLERRYLGSLDPELTEVGREQAVALRMELPTEIDCIVVSPLKRARQTAAIIGYRNDLPLQVVDAFRERNVGVFEGLTQAEAQERYPELWRQNITRHWDIGPPGGEPIVDVVQRIHQGLIEVMGSPKSKHLLLVAHGFVAKVVRALVLRNFSDFYDWQLGNGQWLVLEDVERVLDYSVPARDPLPRSQ, via the coding sequence ATGCGGTTGTATCTCGTGCGTCACGGCCAGACTTTGGCCAATCTGGAGCGTCGCTACCTAGGGTCGCTAGATCCCGAGTTAACGGAGGTTGGACGTGAGCAGGCCGTGGCATTGCGCATGGAGCTGCCAACGGAGATTGACTGCATCGTGGTGTCGCCCTTGAAGAGAGCTCGGCAGACGGCGGCGATCATAGGCTATCGCAACGACTTGCCCTTGCAGGTGGTCGATGCGTTTCGCGAGCGTAACGTTGGTGTTTTCGAAGGGCTTACCCAAGCAGAAGCTCAAGAGCGCTATCCCGAGCTCTGGCGGCAGAACATCACCCGTCATTGGGACATCGGCCCGCCGGGGGGCGAGCCGATAGTGGACGTCGTGCAACGTATCCATCAAGGCCTGATTGAAGTGATGGGCTCACCTAAGTCAAAGCACCTGCTGCTGGTTGCTCATGGCTTCGTCGCCAAGGTCGTACGTGCGCTGGTACTTCGCAATTTTTCGGATTTTTACGACTGGCAGCTCGGCAACGGACAGTGGCTGGTTCTAGAGGATGTCGAGCGAGTGCTCGACTATTCAGTACCGGCCCGCGATCCCTTGCCAAGATCGCAGTGA
- a CDS encoding Bug family tripartite tricarboxylate transporter substrate binding protein, whose translation MPLLKKIAVAALISLSAGSALAQSSDKPYPDKPITYVVPYTPGGTNDNIARIIARHLGERLGQPVVVENKPGAAGTLGAAYVAHAAADGYTLLNASIGNLAIAPQLVPVQFDPFKDLTPVAHLAASRSVIAVNPKLPIHSIAQLISYAKAHPGQLTYGTSGNGTPGHISTEYLKLLAGIDLVHVPYKGSAQALTDATAGHIDLVSDPLANTFVQAGKLRGLAFFGTDEAPDLPGVPALTETYPQWKFSGSFVAMAPAGTPPELLVTIRKAFDDVLAEPSTINELKALGMAPQRLDTEQTAALIRSTHDLSKQIIAEAHIKAD comes from the coding sequence ATGCCCTTGTTGAAAAAAATCGCCGTTGCAGCCCTGATCTCCTTGTCCGCAGGCAGCGCGCTGGCGCAGTCCTCGGACAAGCCCTACCCGGACAAGCCAATCACCTATGTCGTGCCTTACACACCCGGTGGCACCAACGACAACATCGCGCGCATCATCGCCCGCCACCTGGGCGAGCGACTGGGACAACCGGTGGTGGTGGAGAACAAACCGGGGGCGGCCGGCACCCTGGGCGCGGCCTATGTCGCGCACGCGGCAGCGGATGGCTATACCCTGCTGAACGCATCCATCGGCAACCTGGCGATCGCGCCGCAACTGGTGCCCGTGCAATTCGATCCGTTCAAGGACCTGACGCCGGTCGCCCATCTGGCCGCCTCACGCTCGGTGATCGCGGTCAATCCGAAGCTGCCGATCCACTCCATTGCGCAGCTGATCAGCTATGCCAAAGCGCACCCCGGGCAACTCACCTACGGCACCTCCGGCAACGGCACGCCGGGCCACATCTCGACCGAATACCTGAAACTGCTCGCGGGCATCGACCTGGTGCATGTGCCCTACAAAGGCAGCGCCCAGGCGTTGACCGACGCCACGGCCGGGCATATCGACCTGGTCAGCGACCCGCTGGCCAACACCTTCGTGCAGGCGGGCAAATTGCGTGGGCTGGCCTTCTTCGGCACCGATGAAGCGCCCGACCTGCCAGGCGTTCCGGCGCTGACCGAAACCTACCCGCAATGGAAGTTCTCCGGCTCGTTCGTGGCCATGGCCCCAGCAGGTACGCCGCCAGAGCTGCTGGTGACGATCCGCAAAGCCTTCGACGACGTGCTTGCCGAGCCGTCGACCATCAACGAACTGAAAGCACTGGGCATGGCGCCGCAGCGTCTTGACACCGAGCAGACCGCAGCGCTGATTCGAAGCACCCATGACCTGAGCAAGCAGATCATTGCCGAGGCGCATATCAAGGCGGACTGA
- a CDS encoding MmgE/PrpD family protein: MSHPQPYLQPPATSSLTLAWAEQLAGLDPIGEPAVLEAARTGLTDYLACALGGANDPGIDALLQAWSAAPGTATVIGRDLATEPTLAALLNGYSGHALDYDDVHRSVRGHPSTVLLPALLALAQSRGLAGRQLLAAYAVGVEAMGRLGLAIGGAHYEAGFHNTATLGTVAAAAACAWLLGLPAQSLAVAIGLAATQAAGLRVQFGSAAKPLHAGLAARNGLSSALLAEAGLGGAIDSLEGKGGFLDVYGYGQAVPQRLLARDDTWQILQPGLIFKRYASCAATHHAADAVLALRQQQGADASATQRIVVTFPPGLTTPLARELPRDRQAGRFSVEYVVAHALWHGHLNASAFEAGEIDAGVADLMARVVVKVDAQAASITQPPFARFSVVELFDAKGLRSSARADAPQAGDPLEKLRAAAATAEHGDRLLGGIALLDDASSLQRLLDAVAPLVTNR, translated from the coding sequence GTGTCCCACCCGCAGCCATACCTCCAACCACCCGCAACGTCGTCACTCACATTGGCCTGGGCCGAGCAACTGGCGGGCCTGGACCCCATTGGTGAACCCGCAGTCCTCGAAGCCGCGCGCACCGGCCTTACCGACTACCTGGCGTGCGCGCTCGGCGGCGCCAACGATCCTGGGATCGATGCGCTGTTGCAGGCGTGGTCGGCCGCGCCTGGGACCGCGACGGTGATCGGGCGTGACCTGGCCACTGAGCCGACCCTGGCGGCTTTGCTCAACGGCTACAGCGGCCACGCGTTGGATTACGACGACGTGCACCGCAGCGTGCGCGGTCATCCAAGCACCGTCCTGCTGCCCGCGTTGCTGGCGTTGGCCCAGAGCCGCGGGCTGGCCGGACGACAGTTGCTCGCGGCGTATGCGGTCGGGGTCGAAGCGATGGGGCGCCTGGGTCTGGCCATCGGCGGCGCGCACTACGAAGCGGGCTTCCATAACACCGCCACCCTTGGCACGGTGGCGGCCGCCGCTGCGTGCGCCTGGCTGCTTGGGTTGCCTGCGCAGTCGTTGGCAGTGGCGATCGGCTTGGCGGCTACACAGGCTGCGGGCTTGCGCGTGCAATTCGGCAGTGCGGCCAAGCCGCTGCACGCCGGACTCGCGGCACGCAATGGCCTGAGTAGCGCCTTGTTGGCCGAAGCGGGGCTGGGCGGGGCGATCGACAGCCTGGAGGGCAAGGGCGGCTTTCTCGACGTCTATGGTTACGGTCAGGCGGTTCCACAGCGCCTGCTGGCACGGGACGACACCTGGCAGATTCTCCAACCCGGATTGATTTTCAAGCGTTATGCATCCTGCGCAGCCACTCACCATGCCGCCGATGCTGTGTTGGCCTTGAGGCAACAGCAGGGCGCCGATGCCAGCGCTACCCAGCGCATCGTGGTGACCTTCCCGCCAGGCCTGACCACGCCACTCGCGCGTGAGTTGCCACGGGATCGTCAGGCCGGGCGCTTCAGCGTCGAGTACGTGGTGGCGCATGCGCTGTGGCATGGACACCTGAATGCCAGCGCATTCGAGGCGGGTGAAATCGACGCCGGCGTGGCGGATCTGATGGCCAGGGTGGTGGTGAAGGTGGATGCCCAGGCCGCATCGATTACCCAGCCGCCATTCGCCCGTTTCTCCGTGGTCGAGCTGTTCGATGCCAAGGGACTGCGTTCAAGTGCCCGTGCCGACGCGCCCCAGGCCGGTGACCCCCTCGAAAAACTGCGGGCCGCTGCCGCTACCGCCGAGCACGGTGACCGACTGCTCGGTGGCATCGCGTTGCTGGACGATGCTTCCTCTTTGCAGCGATTGCTCGACGCAGTCGCTCCTCTTGTCACGAACCGTTGA